In Pomacea canaliculata isolate SZHN2017 linkage group LG12, ASM307304v1, whole genome shotgun sequence, a single genomic region encodes these proteins:
- the LOC112553202 gene encoding methyltransferase-like protein 9 isoform X2, with amino-acid sequence MWYNIDSKKLPEDLCQRFVQFQQDEETTQFLRHCEEKADSIFTQIFQSIARSVLSWFMSKTSVNGWIGCGSMFVISRQQFESLLGLSPVRKAENLLDIGAGDGEVTKVLVPYFSNIYVTEMSPPMVAVLSSKGYHVLDVSGWSDGNITYDVISCLNVLDRCDKPVSMLQSIRKALRQGSGRAVVAVVIPFKPYVEFNSVDHIPTEHLQIAGGSFEEQVTSLVQSVFQPAGFEVEAFTRLPYLCEGDLNHSFYVLHDAVFVLRSSDGSKN; translated from the exons atg TGGTACAATATAGATTCCAAAAAACTACCAGAGGATCTCTGTCAGCGTTTTGTGCAGTTTCAGCAAGATGAGGAAACAACACAGTTTCTTCGTCACTGTGAGGAGAAAGCAGACTCGATCTTCACACAGATTTTCCAGTCAATTGCTCGTTCAGTGCTCAGCTGGTTTATGAGCAAAACTTCCGTCAATGG gtggaTTGGGTGTGGTTCAATGTTTGTCATTTCTCGTCAACAGTTTGAAAGTCTGCTTGGTTTATCACCAGTGAGGAAAGCAGAAAATCTTTTAGACATAG GTGCTGGTGATGGAGAAGTGACTAAGGTGTTGGTGCCATACTTCAGTAACATCTATGTTACAGAAATGTCTCCACCAATGGTTGCTGTTTTGAGTAGCAAGGGATACCA TGTTTTAGACGTGTCTGGCTGGTCAGATGGAAACATCACATATGATGTGATTAGTTGTCTTAATGTACTAGACCGATGTGACAAACCAGTCAGCATGCTGCAGTCCATCCGCAAGGCCTTGCGACAAGGCTCTGGGCGAGCCGTGGTGGCTGTCGTCATTCCTTTCAAACCTTATGTAGAGTTCA ATTCTGTAGATCACATTCCTACAGAACATCTTCAGATTGCTGGAGGATCATTTGAAGAGCAAGTTACTTCTCTTGTGCAGTCTGTATTCCAACCTGCTGGTTTTGAAGTAGAAGCCTTCACTCGTTTGCCTTATCTTTGCGAAGGAGACTTAAATCactctttttatgttttacatgATGCTGTCTTTGTGTTGAGGTCAAGTGATGGAAGCAAAAACTGA
- the LOC112553463 gene encoding uncharacterized protein LOC112553463, giving the protein MNGVNFLYLVAVFLLPPASSVQRCDRGRSRLVRKVVHEKLLPAFSNLNTEPSPECPFSTTRDKFRVQESHKSIKDGVRWVCHFCGKAFISEYFLDKHFDNRHPDRVENKDSVCLEDVCEVFRCDVISGAMTPDYWDIALCIEDDMNRIYRKCTEVVKMCVPSGLSKNKTEWLTNITTQELCSYLTCSKYWEIPFDSENSRGMTGLYIVMTIMTILSMIVYYFIFYSYFYTDTFSDSVTYDPTPRSRHPITPYSPDVRHRVGGVDSANE; this is encoded by the exons atgaatggCGTTAATTTTCTGTATCTG GTAGCCGTCTTCCTGTTACCGCCTGCTTCATCAGTTCAGAGATGTGATAGGGGTCGGTCCCGACTTGTACGAAAAGTTGTGCATGAG AAGTTACTGCCAGCATTTAGCAACCTGAACACAGAGCCATCCCCAGAATGCCCGTTCTCCACAACACGAGATAAATTTCGAGTGCAAGAGTCTCACAAATCTATCAAGGATGGTGTCCGATGGGTTTGCCATTTCTGTGGAAAGGCATTCATTTCAGAATATTTCCTTGACAAGCATTTTGACAATCGACATCCTGATAGAGTAGAG AATAAGGATTCTGTGTGCCTGGAAGATGTGTGTGAAGTATTCCGCTGTGATGTGATAAGTGGTGCAATGACACCTGACTACTGGGATATTGCTTTGTGTATTGAAGATGATATGAATCGAATCTACCGAAAATGCACG GAGGTGGTGAAGATGTGCGTGCCATCTGGCttatctaaaaacaaaacagagtgGTTGACAA ATATCACAACACAAGAGTTGTGCTCATACCTGACTTGTTCAAAGTACTGGGAGATTCCATTTGATTCA GAAAATTCTAGAGGAATGACAGGCCTATACATTGTGATGACAATTATGACCATTCTCAGCATGATTGTCTATTACTTCATCTTCTACAGTTATTTTTA CACAGACACTTTCTCCGACTCTGTAACATATGACCCAACACCCAGAAGTAGACATCCTATAACGCCATACTCACCGGATGTAAGACATAGGGTGGGAGGAGTAGACAGTGCTAATGAATGA
- the LOC112553202 gene encoding methyltransferase-like protein 9 isoform X1, whose protein sequence is MLVWTIFSINTFLSSSLLISCAEVEVMGEFQGIYLRTPLARAVYNRLREDNIHRNSKHEYWYNIDSKKLPEDLCQRFVQFQQDEETTQFLRHCEEKADSIFTQIFQSIARSVLSWFMSKTSVNGWIGCGSMFVISRQQFESLLGLSPVRKAENLLDIGAGDGEVTKVLVPYFSNIYVTEMSPPMVAVLSSKGYHVLDVSGWSDGNITYDVISCLNVLDRCDKPVSMLQSIRKALRQGSGRAVVAVVIPFKPYVEFNSVDHIPTEHLQIAGGSFEEQVTSLVQSVFQPAGFEVEAFTRLPYLCEGDLNHSFYVLHDAVFVLRSSDGSKN, encoded by the exons ATGCTTGTTTGGACGATATTCTCTATAAAtactttcctctcttcttctctgcTAATTAGCTGTGCAGAAGTCGAAGTCATGGGCGAGTTTCAAGGAATTTATTTGCGCACCCCTTTGGCCCGAGCAGTTTACAATCGGTTGAGAGAAGACAACATTCATCGAAATAGCAAACACGAATAT TGGTACAATATAGATTCCAAAAAACTACCAGAGGATCTCTGTCAGCGTTTTGTGCAGTTTCAGCAAGATGAGGAAACAACACAGTTTCTTCGTCACTGTGAGGAGAAAGCAGACTCGATCTTCACACAGATTTTCCAGTCAATTGCTCGTTCAGTGCTCAGCTGGTTTATGAGCAAAACTTCCGTCAATGG gtggaTTGGGTGTGGTTCAATGTTTGTCATTTCTCGTCAACAGTTTGAAAGTCTGCTTGGTTTATCACCAGTGAGGAAAGCAGAAAATCTTTTAGACATAG GTGCTGGTGATGGAGAAGTGACTAAGGTGTTGGTGCCATACTTCAGTAACATCTATGTTACAGAAATGTCTCCACCAATGGTTGCTGTTTTGAGTAGCAAGGGATACCA TGTTTTAGACGTGTCTGGCTGGTCAGATGGAAACATCACATATGATGTGATTAGTTGTCTTAATGTACTAGACCGATGTGACAAACCAGTCAGCATGCTGCAGTCCATCCGCAAGGCCTTGCGACAAGGCTCTGGGCGAGCCGTGGTGGCTGTCGTCATTCCTTTCAAACCTTATGTAGAGTTCA ATTCTGTAGATCACATTCCTACAGAACATCTTCAGATTGCTGGAGGATCATTTGAAGAGCAAGTTACTTCTCTTGTGCAGTCTGTATTCCAACCTGCTGGTTTTGAAGTAGAAGCCTTCACTCGTTTGCCTTATCTTTGCGAAGGAGACTTAAATCactctttttatgttttacatgATGCTGTCTTTGTGTTGAGGTCAAGTGATGGAAGCAAAAACTGA